A single window of Malus sylvestris chromosome 5, drMalSylv7.2, whole genome shotgun sequence DNA harbors:
- the LOC126622935 gene encoding uncharacterized protein LOC126622935, whose amino-acid sequence MGGRLNIPPEVFMVRPDGTGRTMIHSGAPFTILIRPAYDVLVAGLEAAFSVMGEATVRRIPSDFKPLEPCHEVANRQAFTGFPWITFHFDNNADLNLDALNAFYMVKNEAGNIEFCFAMIPDDKPHGMTSIGAFQQTNHRFIYDTKGFKLLFGPENCFETS is encoded by the coding sequence ATGGGGGGAAGGCTTAACATTCCGCCGGAGGTTTTCATGGTTCGACCCGACGGAACAGGGAGAACTATGATTCACTCAGGCGCGCCGTTCACGATCCTTATAAGGCCTGCTTACGATGTATTAGTAGCAGGTTTAGAAGCAGCGTTCTCGGTGATGGGTGAAGCGACCGTGAGGAGGATCCCTAGCGATTTTAAGCCTTTGGAGCCGTGCCACGAGGTGGCGAACCGGCAAGCTTTTACGGGGTTTCCATGGATCACCTTCCATTTCGACAACAATGCCGATCTGAATTTGGATGCGTTGAATGCTTTCTATATGGTGAAGAATGAAGCTGGAAACATCGAGTTTTGCTTTGCAATGATTCCTGACGATAAGCCTCATGGTATGACCTCAATCGGAGCGTTCCAACAGACTAATCACCGCTTCATATATGACACAAAAGGTTTCAAGCTGTTGTTTGGTCCTGAGAATTGTTTTGAGACTTCTTAA
- the LOC126622244 gene encoding aspartic proteinase nepenthesin-2-like yields MTTLAAANNQTFSYSPETVRMLMNLNMGVALYSVKIGIGTIPTSSPQFKLYNLVVDTASDLTWLQCEECEQHRCFAVVDEPFPSSRSTSYQHLPCNAHPLCQGFCIGDFCSFERTYADRSFVAGYLSSETFSFDSSTGPGRESIQGLVFGCAIDSNQVSFAGDTNQISGVLGLGFGPRTFVSQLDPLGQSNGRFSYCLRRERVVGPITSYLKFGADIQQRPDLSVTGLRRFNTIAYYYINLLGISVNGHMLPIPPEEFAIRDDGTGGSMIDSGSTFTRISRHAHDVLVSALEAVFAASGEGTLRRLPAGEYGPFELCYEVLRPEAFLGFPIITFNLQNNANMHVDHEAAFLTGTGASGNLKFCLAMLPESNPIMPTSIGAFQQTNYRFIYDTKEFKLYFGPENCFASS; encoded by the exons ATGACAACCCTAGCAGCTGCAAACAATCAAACATTTTCGTATAGTCCTGAAACTGTCCGAATGCTCATGAACCTTAATATGGGTGTGGCTCTCTACAGCGTCAAAATTGGGATCGGCACAATCCCAACATCGTCTCCGCAATTCAAACTGTACAACCTTGTAGTGGACACTGCAAGCGATCTCACTTGGCTGCAATGCGAAGAATGTGAGCAGCACCGCTGTTTCGCGGTGGTAGATGAACCATTTCCGAGTAGCAGATCAACTTCTTATCAGCATCTACCTTGTAATGCGCACCCACTTTGTCAGGGCTTCTGTATTGGAGACTTCTGTTCGTTTGAGAGAACCTACGCTGACCGTAGCTTTGTAGCTGGCTATCTTTCATCTGAAACTTTCAGTTTCGACAGCAGCACAGGCCCTGGTAGGGAATCCATTCaaggtttggtttttggttgcGCCATTGACAGCAACCAG GTATCCTTCGCAGGCGATACTAATCAGATATCCGGCGTGCTAGGTCTTGGATTTGGTCCCCGGACGTTTGTCAGCCAATTAGACCCTCTAGGTCAAAGCAACGGTCGTTTCTCATACTGCCTCAGAAGAGAAAGAGTTGTAGGGCCCATCACCTCATACCTAAAATTTGGAGCAGACATACAACAAAGACCTGACCTAAGCGTGACAGGATTGAGGAGATTCAACACAATAGCATACTACTACATAAATTTACTAGGTATAAGTGTGAATGGACACATGCTTCCCATACCACCGGAAGAGTTTGCTATCCGAGACGATGGGACTGGAGGAAGCATGATCGACTCAGGATCTACATTCACTCGAATCTCAAGACATGCACACGATGTTTTGGTAAGTGCTTTGGAAGCTGTTTTTGCAGCTTCTGGTGAAGGCACTTTGCGAAGGCTCCCAGCTGGGGAGTATGGACCTTTTGAGCTTTGCTATGAGGTGCTGAGGCCAGAAGCGTTTTTGGGCTTCCCTATAATCACTTTTAATCTCCAGAATAATGCTAACATGCATGTGGATCATGAGGCTGCTTTTCTTACTGGGACGGGTGCTTCTGGAAATCTTAAGTTCTGCTTGGCTATGCTTCCTGAAAGCAATCCTATTATGCCGACCTCGATTGGAGCATTCCAACAGACAAACTACCGCTTCATATATGACACCAAAGAGTTCAAACTGTACTTTGGTCCAGAGAATTGCTTTGCAAGTTCTTAA